A window from Telopea speciosissima isolate NSW1024214 ecotype Mountain lineage chromosome 8, Tspe_v1, whole genome shotgun sequence encodes these proteins:
- the LOC122670558 gene encoding protein THYLAKOID ASSEMBLY 8, chloroplastic — MYMRVMASSLRLNHSCFSPSYSSPTPKPHRNCVAIIRCGPRDNRGPLHRGRILSIEAIQAVQALKRAERVNETQIDEFVSKTLSRLIKQDLLASLKELLRQDRCHLALKVFEAARSELWYKTDCSLYADMVTALARTGMIEEIDRLISVDLERDGLGASEERGLSRLVKALIAAERTESVVRVYGLMKRCGWVSASASASASATDEYVVKILSRGLRRLGEERVADEVEMELMSSVPKGKLDELRA; from the coding sequence ATGTATATGAGAGTCATGGCTTCATCTCTCCGCTTAAATCACTCCTGCTTCTCTCCCTCTTATTCATctccaacacctaaacctcaCAGAAACTGCGTCGCAATAATACGATGCGGCCCAAGGGACAACCGAGGACCGCTGCATCGCGGCAGAATTCTGAGCATAGAAGCAATTCAAGCCGTTCAAGCACTGAAACGAGCCGAAAGAGTAAACGAGACACAGATCGACGAATTCGTCTCCAAAACCCTATCCCGACTCATCAAACAAGACCTCCTTGCGTCCCTGAAAGAGCTCCTCAGGCAAGATCGGTGTCATCTCGCCCTTAAGGTCTTTGAAGCCGCAAGGTCTGAGCTCTGGTACAAGACCGATTGCTCTCTGTACGCAGACATGGTGACGGCATTGGCAAGGACAGGGATGATAGAGGAGATTGACCGTCTGATATCTGTGGATCTGGAAAGGGACGGGTTGGGCGCCAGTGAAGAACGAGGGCTTTCTCGGCTCGTCAAGGCATTGATTGCTGCGGAGAGGACAGAATCGGTGGTTAGGGTTTATGGGttgatgaagagatgtgggtggGTATCTGCATCTGCatctgcttctgcttctgcaACTGATGAGTATGTGGTTAAGATATTGAGCAGAGGGTTGAGGAGATTGGGGGAGGAGCGAGTTGCTGATGAGGTTGAAATGGAACTTATGAGTTCTGTCCCAAAAGGCAAATTGGATGAACTGAGGGCTTGA